Proteins from a single region of Esox lucius isolate fEsoLuc1 chromosome 13, fEsoLuc1.pri, whole genome shotgun sequence:
- the txnrd2.2 gene encoding thioredoxin reductase 2, tandem duplicate 2: MAAFCRGRYRWKRTNCIQFITRNLTGTFDYDLVVIGGGSGGLACSKEAAQLGQKVAVLDYVEPSVKGTKWGIGGTCVNVGCIPKKLMHQAALLGTALKDAQKYGWQVPGPISHDWRTMAEAVQNHIRSLNWGHRVQLQDKKVTYLNMKGRLVDEHTVQGLSKTGKETTLTAKNIVIATGGRPKYPTHVPGAIEHSITSDDIFWLKESPGKTLVVGASYVALECAGFLTGLGLDTTVMVRSVPLRGFDQQMAGLVTDYMEAYGTKFCWKSVPKRVAKLSCGKLQVTWTDRQTGQDQQDSFDSVLWAIGRAPETKTLNLEKVGIKLNKESGKILVGADESTSVPNIYAFGDIGEGRPELTPTAIKAGKLLARRLTGQSSELMNYDNVATTVFTPLEYGCVGLSEEEAESRHGKDSIEVYHAFYKPLEFTVAERDGSHCYIKVVCERGGDQRILGLHFTGPNAGEVTQGFAMGFRCGATMNHLKETVGIHPTCAEELTKVNISKRSGLDPTVTGC; the protein is encoded by the exons ATGGCAGCGTTCTGTAGAGGCAGATACCGGTGGAAACGCACTAACTGCATTCAATTTATTACGAGAAACTTAACGG GGACATTTGATTATGATCTTGTCGTTATTGGTGGTGGTTCAGGGGGTCTGGCTTGTTCCAAAGAAG CTGCCCAGCTAGGACAGAAAGTTGCTGTGTTAGATTATGTGGAGCCGTCAGTTAAAG GTACAAAGTGGGGCATTGGTGGCACGTGTGTGAACGTGGGCTGCATTCCCAAGAAGCTCATGCACCAGGCTGCTCTGCTGGGCACAGCTCTAAAAGACGCCCAGAAGTATGGCTGGCAAGTCCCCGGGCCCATCTCACATGACTG GAGGACAATGGCAGAGGCTGTGCAGAACCACATCAGATCCCTGAACTGGGGCCACCGTGTCCAGCTACAAGACAA GAAGGTGACGTATCTAAACATGAAAGGAAGGCTGGTGGACGAGCACACAGTCCAGGGTTTAAGCAAGACGGGAAAAGAG ACAACACTGACTGCCAAGAACATTGTGATTGCAACTGGGGGACGGCCAAAGTACCCCACGCAT GTCCCTGGAGCGATCGAGCACAGTATCACTAGTGATGATATCTTCTGGCTGAAGGAATCCCCCGGCAAGAC actTGTGGTTGGTGCCAGCT ATGTGGCCCTGGAGTGTGCCGGCTTCCTGACCGGTTTGGGTCTGGACACTACGGTCATGGTGCGCAGCGTCCCCCTCCGTGGGTTTGATCAG caaaTGGCAGGTCTGGTGACAGATTACATGGAGGCCTATGGCACCAAGTTCTGCTGGAAGAGTGTCCCTAAAAGAGTGGCCAAGCTGTCATGTGGGAAGCTGCAGGTgacctggacagacagacagacaggacaagaCCAGCAGGACAGCTTTGACTCTGTGCTGTGGGCCATAG GCAGAGCCCCTGAAACCAAAACTCTCAACCTGGAAAAAGTTGGCATCAAGCTCAATAAGGAGTCTGGGAAAATATTGGTGGGTGCTGACGAATCCACATCTGTGCCGAACATTTACGCTTTTGGTGATATCGGTGAG GGTCGCCCTGAGTTGACCCCGACTGCCATTAAGGCTGGGAAGCTCCTTGCCCGCAGGCTCACAGGCCAGAGCAGTGAGCTCATGAACTATGACAAC GTTGCCACCACAGTGTTCACCCCGCTGGAGTATGGCTGTGTAGGCCTGTCGGAGGAGGAGGCTGAGAGCAGACATGGGAAGGACTCCATCGAG GTGTACCATGCTTTCTACAAGCCTCTGGAATTCACTGTGGCTGAGAGAGATGGCAGCCACTGTTACATAAAG GTGGTGTGTGAGCGGGGTGGGGACCAGAGGATCCTGGGCCTGCATTTCACTGGGCCCAATGCCGGAGAGGTCACCCAGGGCTTTGCAATGGGCTTCAG gTGTGGGGCCACCATGAATCACCTGAAGGAGACAGTGGGGATCCATCCCACCTGCGCTGAGGAACTAACCAAAGTCAACATCAGCAAGCGCTCGGGGCTGGACCCGacggttactggttgctga